A stretch of DNA from Rhodothermaceae bacterium:
GCCCATTGGACAATTGTGGGGCCCTGTTTTCTCGAGAATTGGTGACAATGGCCGGTGGCTCTTCCATGCCGCAGACGGCTCGGAAAAAGAGTATGAAGACTTGGCTTTTGGAGCTGATGGGGACGAACAAATTCTCGGAAATGGCCTTCCTGATTTCCAACTGGGTTGGTCAAACCGGATGTCCTACGGAGATTTTGATGCGAGCTTCTTCTTGGAAGGAGTATTTGGCCATCAAATCGCGAATATGTTCAGCACATTCTACTCAGTACCAAAGCAGATTTCATCTTACAACGTCTTGCAGGATGCTTTCGATTTGGCTAATCTTAACGATGATCCACGCTGGTCCAGTTACCATGTTGAGAACGGGGACTATATTCGTCTGAGCAACGCCTCGATTGGATATACTCTTCCTGCTTCTGTGCTTGGTAACTCCCCCATCCGGCGAGTGCGGATCTATCTGTCCGGGAACAACCTGTTTACGATCACCGGCTATTCCGGCCTGAATCCTCAGGTACGGTATGTGGACAGGAATCAAGGACAGTCAGGTCAGGGTGCCACCGTTGGTCCATTGGGGCCAGGAATTGAACGGCGTCTTGAGTATTTCACTACGCGCTCCGTCAGCTTTGGCGTGAACATCAACTTGTAACCAAGACCAACAAATGAACAGAGTTAAAATGAAAAAGACATTTACACGTCACTCGTTGGTCCTTGCATTGGGCATGTTGCTATTTGCTCCAGCCTGTACGGACCTCGGGGAAACTGTTGACAGTCAAGTTCAGCCCTCCGACTTTTTCCAGAATGACCAGCAGTTCATCTCAGCGATGGGCGATGCGTACAGCAACCTGGGATCGGTTGGAGGAAGTGGATCTCCTGGACAGCTCAATGAAGTCACAACCGATGAGTTAATCGTCCCAACTCGAGGACAGGACTGGTCCGATGGCGGCTTCTGGGTCCGGCTCCATACCCATGCATGGTTACCCAACGAAGGTACATTTGAGGGATTCTGGAATGGATACTTTGGCGGTGTTAATAACGCCAACCGTCTCATTTTTCAGTTTGAGAGTGCTTTGGATGAAGGAACCGCGAACGCTGACCTTGTCGTCCCGTTCGTATCTGAGCTAAAGGCGCTTCGGGCGTTCTACTACTTTTGGCTTCTTGACGCCTTTGGTAATGTACCGATCGTTACCAGCTTCATTGACGCAGAAGAACAGCCGTCTCAACCATCTTCGAGTTTTGCAGAAGGCCGGCGTATGGTTTTTGAATTCGTGGAGAGGGAACTCCTGGATAACCTACCCAACCTGAGCTCAGACGCACGGGGCACTTACGGTCGCATGAATGCATACGTGGCGCAGATGACCTTGGCAAAGTTGTACATGAATGCCGAAGTCTATACGGGAGTACCTAGATGGAATGATGCGCTGACCCACCTGAATGGGATCATTAATTCTGGAGTCTATAGTTTGGCAGTAGATTACCATTCCAATTTTGCGGTTCAGAATGATGGATCACCTGAAAATATTTTCGTTGTTCCCTACGACAAAGTATTCCGGGGCGGGCTCAATATCCATCAAATGACCCTGCATTATGGAAGTCAGAACACCTACAACTTCCAGAATCAGCCATGGAATGGTTGGAGTGCGACGCAAAAGATCTATGAATCCGTCATCAATCCCGATCAAAACCCAGGCCCCCAAGGTGAAGTT
This window harbors:
- a CDS encoding RagB/SusD family nutrient uptake outer membrane protein, whose amino-acid sequence is MKKTFTRHSLVLALGMLLFAPACTDLGETVDSQVQPSDFFQNDQQFISAMGDAYSNLGSVGGSGSPGQLNEVTTDELIVPTRGQDWSDGGFWVRLHTHAWLPNEGTFEGFWNGYFGGVNNANRLIFQFESALDEGTANADLVVPFVSELKALRAFYYFWLLDAFGNVPIVTSFIDAEEQPSQPSSSFAEGRRMVFEFVERELLDNLPNLSSDARGTYGRMNAYVAQMTLAKLYMNAEVYTGVPRWNDALTHLNGIINSGVYSLAVDYHSNFAVQNDGSPENIFVVPYDKVFRGGLNIHQMTLHYGSQNTYNFQNQPWNGWSATQKIYESVINPDQNPGPQGEVWGVMPTSDDAGVERVMGTMDDRLGNFLVGPQYTAGGDRVLDSGVFSDFDKNGEPLSFVPMITEFDDDEFRGLTCRQCGARIGKYEFENGIGASGSNDFVIFRYADVLLLKAEALWRQNSASAEALALVNQVRMRSGVDPFDNLTADRLLAERGRELFFEQTRRQDQIRFAGAEGGETRYNDPWRYKGLSDAFRNVAPIPENQLQANPNLVQNPGY